The Mycolicibacterium parafortuitum nucleotide sequence GGCCACCGATACGCCGGGCTGCTTCAACGACATGACCGAGCTGCTGGTTCCGGAACTACAGCGGCGCGAACGATTCCGCACCCGCTACCCCGGGACCACGCTGCGCGAGAGCCTGCAGGAGTACTGATCGGCTTGTCGTCGAACACCAAGCGCAAAGCTCATTTCCTGGCCTTCATGCAGCACGGGGTGAGCAGTCACTCCGTGGGCATGTGGCGGCATCCGCTCGACAAGGTCGGCTGGGACTACGCATCCCCGCCGTACTGGGAGCACCTGGCCCGCACGCTGGAGCGTGGCCTGTTCGACGCGGTGTTCCTGGCCGACGAGCTGGCGCCGTACAACTCGTTCGAGGACAGCTCGGATGCCACCATCCGGTATGCGGTGCAGGCGCCGACCCACGAGCCCGCCGCGCTGACACCGATCATCACCGGTGCCACAACGCATCTCGGGGTCGGCCTGACACTGTCGACGGCATTCGAGCATCCGTACTCGATGGCCCGGCGACTGTCGACATTCGATCACCTCTCCGGCGGCCGGGTGGCCTGGAACATCGTCGGGTCGTACTCGCCGTCGGAATTCGCCGCGTACGGCCAGGAGATGCCGGACCGGTCGATCCGTTATGAACGCATCGCCGAGTACGTCGACCTGTGCTGCCAGCTGTGGGACTCGTGGCAACCGGACGCGGTGGTCGCCGACCGGGAGACCGGCATCTATGCCCACCCCGAGAAGATCCGCGAGGTCGTGTTCGAGGGTAAGCACTTCCGCTGCCGGGCAAGGCATTTCGTAGCCCCGTCGCCGCAGGGCCGACCGGTGCTGTGGCAGGCGGGCGCCAGTGAACCGGGCAGGCAGTTCGCAGCGGCGACCGCCGAGGCGATCTTCGCGATCCAGCCGACGGTGGCCTCGATGCGCGCGTACTCCGACGACATCCGCTCGCGGGTCGCCTCGGCCGGACGCGATCCGGAGTCGGTGAAGCTGTACTACGGCGCGCAGGTGATCGTCGGGGCGACCGAACGCGAGGCACAGGAGAAGGCCGACCATCTGCGGTCGCTCCTTCGGCCGGAGGCGTCGCTGGCGATGCTGTCGGGCCAACTGGGCGTGGACTTCTCCACGTTCGACCCGTCGGCTCCGCTCGACGAGATCCCGGTGCCGGGCATCCAGGGCGTCAAGGACGCGTTGGTCGCGACCGGCGCGGGCGAGAAGGTCACCGTTGCCGAGGCGGCCGACATCTACGCGTTCCGGTTCTCGATGCCGCAGGTGATCGGCACCCCGGAGGCGGTCGCCGACCAGTTGGAGAGGTTCCTCGACGACGGCGGCGCCGACGGTTTCATGCTGCTGGCCACCTATACGCCCGGGTGCTTCGAGGAGTTCGTCGACCTGGTGGTGCCCGAGTTGCAGCGGCGCGGCCGGTACCGGACCGGTTACCCGGGAACGACACTGCGGGAGAACATCCGGGCCGATTAGCCGGTCGCGCGGGGTCGTCAGTACTCGACCCGGAACCCACCGATGAGGCTGATGATGTTGCCGTCGGGATCCGGGAACCGGGACAGTCGCACGCCTCTGTTCGCCTCGACGATGTCGCCGGGCTCCACACCCCGGGCCCGCAGTTCGGCTAGGCGCTCCTCCAGATCGTGGACTGCGAGGTTACATTCGTCCGTCCCGGCTCTGTCCGGGTCGTGGAAGATCTGCACCCAGGCACCCGGCAATACCTGCCACTCGACCAGCGACGGCATCGGGTTGTTGTCCTCGGGTCTGCCGAACAGGTCGGCATACCAGCGCCTGCTCCTGGCGATGTCCGTGACGTGCACAACCGCGAGGACGTGGGTGATCGACATACGGTTCCCCTTTTCTCGTCATGGGTACCGACCGGGGAACCCCGCCGAACTCATCGGTACTGCGTGTCGCGCCGCTCCCCATTCGGCGCGCAGGGGACGCCGCTTGCTACGTTCTCGGGGTGTCGGGTACCTGGGGATCCATTCTGACCGAGCTCATCCCGCTCGGTCTCGTCATCGCGCTGTCGCCGCTGTCGATCATCCCCGCGGTGCTGGTGCTGAGCACGCCGAAGCCGCGACCGACCGG carries:
- a CDS encoding LLM class flavin-dependent oxidoreductase, producing MQHGVSSHSVGMWRHPLDKVGWDYASPPYWEHLARTLERGLFDAVFLADELAPYNSFEDSSDATIRYAVQAPTHEPAALTPIITGATTHLGVGLTLSTAFEHPYSMARRLSTFDHLSGGRVAWNIVGSYSPSEFAAYGQEMPDRSIRYERIAEYVDLCCQLWDSWQPDAVVADRETGIYAHPEKIREVVFEGKHFRCRARHFVAPSPQGRPVLWQAGASEPGRQFAAATAEAIFAIQPTVASMRAYSDDIRSRVASAGRDPESVKLYYGAQVIVGATEREAQEKADHLRSLLRPEASLAMLSGQLGVDFSTFDPSAPLDEIPVPGIQGVKDALVATGAGEKVTVAEAADIYAFRFSMPQVIGTPEAVADQLERFLDDGGADGFMLLATYTPGCFEEFVDLVVPELQRRGRYRTGYPGTTLRENIRAD
- a CDS encoding VOC family protein, whose protein sequence is MSITHVLAVVHVTDIARSRRWYADLFGRPEDNNPMPSLVEWQVLPGAWVQIFHDPDRAGTDECNLAVHDLEERLAELRARGVEPGDIVEANRGVRLSRFPDPDGNIISLIGGFRVEY